A stretch of DNA from Elusimicrobiota bacterium:
CGGTATTAACTCGTATCGCTTAAAATTTGTTAAGAAGTTGACGGTATAAAAAACTACCCGATATGTTTGGATTATATTTTAAAAACTAAAAATTAATTGTTATTTTAATTCTTATTCTTTACTTTCTGCAGGAACCTCACTTTTTGCATCTTTTGCTCTGCTTACAGTGGGATTCTTAAGTTCTTTTTCATAAGCATCCATAACTGCTTTTTCTATTTTTTGTCTCATATCTGCATTTATGGGATGCGCTATATCTTTATGTGTTCCATCTTTCATTTTCCGTGATGGCATTGAAACAATTAGTTTGTCATTTATTTTGACAATTTTCATGTTCCTGACAACAAATGCATTGTCAAATGTTACCGTTACATATGCTCTTAACCGCTCTTCATCTTTCAAAAAAACTCTGACTTCTGTAATCTCCACGATGTACCTCCTGATAGCATCAAACTCAGCTACCCTTAACAGCATGAACTAACCAAACGGAATATCCTTCTTTACCCAGATGCTTCCTTATTTCACCTCCTGTTGTTTTATTTTTTACGATGCCGAAAACACAACTGCCGCTACCTGACATAAGAGAATAATCTGCGCCGTAAAAAACTAATTTATCCTTAATTCTTTTAATTTCAGGATACAACGGAATAACCACGTCTTCCAACCTGTTATAATGCCCATTAATACTATATTTTTTCTTTGATTTTGTCAACACTTTTAGCCGTGAATATACAAATTTTGTGGATATTTCAAAATTTGGCTTAACTATAACATAAAACTCGTCCTTAACAGGTATTTTTTTTAATTTATCACCGATTCCGGTAGCTAAACACCTGCCGCCTTCAATAAAGAAAGGGACATCTGCTCCTATTTGCTTCGCCATTTTAATAATAATATTTTTGGAAATTTTAAGATTCCAGAGCTTATTCAGCCCTTTTAACACAGCTGCCGCATCAGAAGACCCGCCACCAAGTCCTGCGCCAATAGGTATTCTTTTTTTTATTTTTATTTCAAGACCTTTTTTTATATTAAAGTATTTTTTTAACAAGTCGGCTGCTTTATAAACAAGATTTTTCTTACCGGTAGGGATTTTAGGATTGCTGCAAAATATTTTTATGCCTTTTTTGATTTCTCTTATGAAAATATCGTCCGAAAGTGAGATTTCCTGAAAAATTGTTTTAATATTATGGTAACCGTCTTTTCTTTTATTAAGAACATCCAAAAAAAGATTTACCTTTGCATTTGCCTTTAATTTAACTTCTGCCATAAAAAAAGTCCGGTTTGTTTGTCAAATCCTCTTGAAAGTTTTTTATTTTCTCTTAATATAAAAACTTCACAGACAAAAATAATCGTGGGTGAAAAAAGATGCCCGCCGAACACCTTACCGTTCTTATCTGAAAGTGAAATATGGGCGTGTAAAAAGTGTTTTTTATTTTTAAATGAAATATTTCCCATGCCCGAAACAATTTCCAGCGGTTTGTTCAGAAATATTTTCTTATACTTTTTTGTATTTTGGTGATAATACCCAAGTGTCGCTTTTTGCACTGCTCCAATAAAAAAAACAACCCCTGAATTTATTTTTTTCCTTTTACAGATACTAATTATGGCATCTGTTATATCTTCGCCATAATTTAATTCAAAAACCACACGCCCTCCAATTAATTTCTATTACTTTTTATAATCAATTTTTACATACTAACGCCGACTCCACCAATAATACTTTGGCGGACAAGCAAGGTCGGCAACTACATTAATGTTATTTTTGTAGTGGCATAGCTTGCTATGCCTGCATTTATGTATAGGAATTTTCAATTTTTGTAGTTGCACGCCCTTGGCGTGCCTAACTTGTCAATATTTCTTTTATTTTAACCTATATCTTACCCCGACACCACCTTGAAACACAAAATCATTTCCTATCGCCGGAGCAGCTTCTATGAATATACCTAACGGATTAGTATCAAAGAGATATTCTATGCCTATCTTTCCCTGAACATAGAAATTTTCTTTTTTAATCATTACACCGGCACCATAATAAAGCGGGAATTTACCTTCGTTCACTTTTAATGCTTCAAAATCGTGCCAAAGATAGTCAACATGGACCATTAGCCCGGACCCGAAACCGGCAACAATATCTATAGCATTTTTTTGCGATACAAATATTTTCCCGGATATTCCCGACGGTTCACCAATAATAACACCAATCTCAGGTTTATCCTTTTGCTGAGCAAAAACAAACCCCATTCCCGAAATTAACAAAAAAATTAACAGACCAAAAACCTTTTTCATAATGTCTCCTATTTGTTTTCCATAAACCCGCGGTTTAGTATATTTATCAATTAAAAGAACTAAAGCATTCATAATTAAAATTGCATAGCAAACACTTTTAGGGTATAAACCATAATTTCTTATTAAAACAGTAAATAACCCGCACCCGAACCCAAAAATAATTTTTCCTTTTGTAAATAGGGGACCTGTTACATAATCAGTTGCCATAAAAAATGCACCTAAAATCAAACTGCCTGATAAAACCTGAAAAATCGGGTCTTGTTTGAACAAAAATGATAAACCAAAGACAGTCAGAATATAAATAATAGGAATATGCCAGGAAATTACTCTTTTGTAAAATAAATATAAAGCTCCCAAAATCAAAAGAAGTTTTGAAACCTCACCGATTGAACCGGAAACATTGCCGATAAATAAATCTAAATATGAAGATATCTGAGTGCCAACTCCCACGAGTGGCGATGCCTGACTAACCCCGTCAATATGCCAT
This window harbors:
- a CDS encoding SpoVG family protein encodes the protein MEITEVRVFLKDEERLRAYVTVTFDNAFVVRNMKIVKINDKLIVSMPSRKMKDGTHKDIAHPINADMRQKIEKAVMDAYEKELKNPTVSRAKDAKSEVPAESKE
- the ispE gene encoding 4-(cytidine 5'-diphospho)-2-C-methyl-D-erythritol kinase; its protein translation is MAEVKLKANAKVNLFLDVLNKRKDGYHNIKTIFQEISLSDDIFIREIKKGIKIFCSNPKIPTGKKNLVYKAADLLKKYFNIKKGLEIKIKKRIPIGAGLGGGSSDAAAVLKGLNKLWNLKISKNIIIKMAKQIGADVPFFIEGGRCLATGIGDKLKKIPVKDEFYVIVKPNFEISTKFVYSRLKVLTKSKKKYSINGHYNRLEDVVIPLYPEIKRIKDKLVFYGADYSLMSGSGSCVFGIVKNKTTGGEIRKHLGKEGYSVWLVHAVKGS
- a CDS encoding DNA-binding protein, with protein sequence MVFELNYGEDITDAIISICKRKKINSGVVFFIGAVQKATLGYYHQNTKKYKKIFLNKPLEIVSGMGNISFKNKKHFLHAHISLSDKNGKVFGGHLFSPTIIFVCEVFILRENKKLSRGFDKQTGLFLWQKLN
- a CDS encoding RnfABCDGE type electron transport complex subunit D; translation: MEHAPNIRSERTTATIMCLVIIALLPAGVWGVYKFGIHSAYIILTSIVSCVLIEFIAQKFIFKRDVTIDDGSAVLTGLLLAYCLPPNILLWQVVVGSFVAIFIVKECFGGIGFNIFNPALIGVTVVFLMFSYAPAKWHIDGVSQASPLVGVGTQISSYLDLFIGNVSGSIGEVSKLLLILGALYLFYKRVISWHIPIIYILTVFGLSFLFKQDPIFQVLSGSLILGAFFMATDYVTGPLFTKGKIIFGFGCGLFTVLIRNYGLYPKSVCYAILIMNALVLLIDKYTKPRVYGKQIGDIMKKVFGLLIFLLISGMGFVFAQQKDKPEIGVIIGEPSGISGKIFVSQKNAIDIVAGFGSGLMVHVDYLWHDFEALKVNEGKFPLYYGAGVMIKKENFYVQGKIGIEYLFDTNPLGIFIEAAPAIGNDFVFQGGVGVRYRLK